A region of Vitis riparia cultivar Riparia Gloire de Montpellier isolate 1030 chromosome 1, EGFV_Vit.rip_1.0, whole genome shotgun sequence DNA encodes the following proteins:
- the LOC117921792 gene encoding spermidine synthase 2, with amino-acid sequence MAEHTREGEENGVSGCMSSVIPGWFSEISPMWPGEAHSLKVEKILFQEKSDYQNVMVFQSATYGKVLVLDGVIQLTERDECAYQEMITHLPLCSIPNPKKVLVIGGGDGGVLREVARHSSVEQIDICEIDGMVVDVSKKFFPDVAIGYDDPRVNLHIGDGVAFMKNAPEGTYDAVIVDSSDPIGPAQELFEKPFFASVARALRPGGVVCTQAESIWLHMHIIEDIVTNCRQIFKGSVNYAWTTVPTYPSGVIGFMLCSTEGPAVDFKHPVNPIDADESACKSSRPLKFYNSEIHAAAFCLPSFAKKVIDSKTT; translated from the exons ATGGCTGAACATACCAGAGAGGGCGAAGAGAATGGGGTCAGCGGTTGCATGTCTTCTGTGATTCCTGGGTGGTTTTCGGAGATTAGCCCAATGTGGCCTG GAGAGGCACATTCCTTAAAGGTAGAAAAGATCTTATTTCAGGAGAAATCTGACTACCAGAATGTAATGGTCTTTCAG TCAGCAACATATGGAAAGGTTCTCGTTTTGGATGGGGTGATTCAACTCACAGAGAGGGATGAATGCGCATATCAAGAAATGATCACTCACCTGCCACTTTGCTCAATTCCAAACCCAAAGAAG GTTTTGGTCATTGGTGGAGGAGATGGTGGTGTCCTGCGAGAAGTGGCCCGACATTCTTCTGTTGAGCAGATAGATATCTGTGAAATTGATGGGATGGTTGTCGAT gtttctaaaaaatttttCCCTGACGTAGCAATTGGGTATGATGATCCCCGTGTGAATCTCCATATTGGCGATG GGGTTGCATTTATGAAGAATGCACCTGAAGGAACTTATGATGCTGTTATAGTAGATTCTTCTGACCCAATAG GTCCTGCACAGGAGCTTTTTGAGAAGCCTTTCTTTGCGTCAGTGGCAAGGGCTCTTCGTCCAGGAGGAGTTGTGTGTACTCAGGCAGAAAGTATATGGCTTCATATGCACATTATTGAAGACATTGTCACAAACTGCCGCCAGATATTCAAAGGCTCTGTCAACTATGCATGGACAACAGTTCCAACATACCCAAG TGGGGTGATTGGATTCATGCTGTGCTCTACTGAGGGACCTGCTGTTGATTTCAAGCATCCTGTCAATCCCATTGATGCAGATGAGAGTGCTTGCAAGTCAAGTCGACCTTTGAAATTTTACAACTCAGAG ATTCACGCTGCAGCTTTCTGTTTGCCATCTTTTGCAAAGAAGGTGATTGATTCAAAAactacatga
- the LOC117913148 gene encoding uncharacterized protein LOC117913148 → MMKQVQEFFQVVTGALMIPYKSINFVISSLVTSLPLFFFLIFYEMIFQRTLVEAFEILNPPPGHSNRWDWLDPAMRMTWDFFLKLVLLGLLYLVPLHLLEFFNMIVTVSLASKLHEGEKPMALKEEAYEIFHKARLKDPFITYVYVLLLSICGLLGLLWLVINYYIISVRFWYEDLLEKEGFLYHVFFSVFFGAAFIAVLIKYLDWSVVWNTSIVFSILEKSYGAEALMISSYFSRGSKESGRLLMLVFFVWGVSLRLTCLYAGCSERGSGIIAQVLLFCIGNVLKWVVCTVYFQNCKKRTLEKIDGEVGLEDKNVNE, encoded by the coding sequence ATGATGAAGCAGGTGCAGGAGTTCTTTCAAGTTGTCACAGGAGCTCTAATGATCCCTTACAAAAGCATCAACTTCGTAATCTCCAGTCTTGTCACTTCTCtccctctgtttttcttcttgattttctatgaaatgATCTTCCAGAGAACACTTGTTGAAGCCTTTGAAATTCTAAATCCTCCTCCTGGTCACTCTAACCGGTGGGATTGGCTTGACCCAGCAATGAGAATGACTTgggatttttttcttaaattggTTCTGTTGGGTCTCCTCTATTTGGTGCCCCTCCATCTCCTCGAGTTCTTTAACATGATTGTGACTGTCAGCTTAGCATCAAAGCTACATGAAGGAGAGAAGCCAATGGCTCTGAAAGAGGAAGCATATGAAATTTTCCATAAGGCAAGACTGAAGGACCCTTTTATCACATATGTTTATGTTCTCCTCCTCTCAATCTGTGGTTTACTTGGATTACTGTGGTTGGTAATTAACTACTATATCATTTCAGTGCGGTTTTGGTATGAGGATTTACTTGAAAAAGAAGGATTCTTGTATCATGTGTTCTTTAGTGTATTTTTTGGGGCAGCTTTTATAGCAGTGTTAATAAAGTACTTGGATTGGAGTGTTGTATGGAATACGAGTATAGTGTTTTCAATTTTGGAGAAGAGTTATGGGGCTGAAGCATTGATGATATCTTCATACTTTAGTAGAGGTAGCAAGGAGTCTGGACGGCTGTTGATGCTTGTTTTCTTCGTATGGGGGGTCAGTCTAAGGCTGACATGCCTCTATGCTGGATGCAGTGAAAGGGGGAGTGGAATCATAGCCCAAGTTCTGTTGTTTTGTATTGGGAATGTGTTGAAATGGGTGGTCTGTACGGTTTATTTCCAGAATTGCAAGAAAAGGACTTTAGAGAAGATTGATGGGGAAGTGGGACTGGAAGATAAAAATGTGAATGAATAA